One window of the Runella slithyformis DSM 19594 genome contains the following:
- a CDS encoding 7-carboxy-7-deazaguanine synthase QueE — translation MNEVLPLMEAFYTLQGEGYHSGKAAYFIRLGGCDVGCVWCDVKESWEADAHPKVSVENIVSEALRYPARMAVVTGGEPLMHNLDKLTEVLQASGFHTNIETSGAHPMSGRWDWVCFSPKKFKAPHSSVYAQANELKVIVYNKTDFEFAEHHAALVNENCVLLLQPEWSRVQEMTPLIVDYVKQHPQWRVSLQTHKYMDIP, via the coding sequence ATGAACGAAGTACTCCCTTTAATGGAAGCTTTCTATACCCTTCAGGGAGAAGGCTATCACAGCGGCAAGGCGGCCTATTTTATCCGTCTCGGAGGCTGTGACGTGGGTTGTGTATGGTGCGATGTAAAGGAGTCGTGGGAGGCAGATGCGCATCCGAAGGTAAGTGTCGAAAACATCGTATCCGAAGCCCTTCGCTATCCGGCCCGTATGGCGGTAGTTACGGGAGGCGAACCGCTGATGCACAACTTAGATAAACTTACGGAAGTTTTGCAGGCCTCGGGTTTTCATACCAATATCGAAACTTCGGGCGCTCATCCGATGTCGGGGCGTTGGGATTGGGTGTGTTTTTCTCCTAAAAAATTCAAAGCACCTCATTCGAGCGTCTACGCGCAGGCCAATGAGTTGAAAGTCATCGTGTATAATAAAACAGACTTTGAATTTGCCGAACACCATGCTGCATTGGTCAACGAAAATTGTGTCTTACTGCTTCAACCCGAATGGAGTCGCGTGCAAGAAATGACGCCGCTCATCGTTGATTATGTAAAACAGCATCCGCAATGGCGCGTTTCGTTACAGACTCACAAATACATGGATATTCCGTAG
- a CDS encoding transaldolase family protein translates to MELYLDSADLKEIENAFQLGFLAGLTTTPTFMHREGVTDLDAMIVKLSKIVPVLQIEALGDTAEDILKDAERQLALGLDPAKTVFKIPVSLEGVRACKLLRDRGMMVNVHLVYTIQQAYMAMAAGASYICVLAGRMQDQGYDAIKLIGECVEMVNFYGSDAKVMFSSVRNAEHVRNALDLGCHTITVPWKIMKVLTENSFTALGTQQFVEHTRLITVKVGEAINGVNPTVSTDTALADAIVKMTEYGFGCVTVVNADGSVKGVFTDGDLRRYLSSEGRDVLSKKIGDFDYKMPVSIEADALLDAAAALFKKTSVDTILVTEGGKAIGMLDIQDLK, encoded by the coding sequence ATGGAATTATACCTTGATTCAGCCGACCTAAAAGAAATCGAAAATGCATTTCAACTCGGATTTTTAGCAGGTCTTACCACTACGCCAACGTTTATGCACCGCGAAGGGGTCACTGACCTTGACGCCATGATTGTCAAACTTTCGAAGATTGTTCCCGTACTTCAAATAGAAGCTTTGGGCGATACCGCCGAAGATATTCTGAAAGATGCAGAACGTCAATTGGCATTGGGCCTTGACCCCGCCAAAACCGTTTTTAAAATTCCCGTTTCGCTGGAAGGCGTCCGGGCGTGTAAATTGCTGCGTGATCGCGGCATGATGGTCAATGTGCACCTTGTGTATACCATCCAACAGGCGTATATGGCCATGGCAGCGGGAGCAAGCTATATCTGCGTATTGGCGGGCCGCATGCAGGATCAGGGATACGACGCCATCAAATTGATCGGCGAATGCGTAGAAATGGTCAACTTTTACGGATCAGATGCCAAAGTGATGTTTTCATCAGTGCGCAATGCCGAGCACGTACGTAATGCGCTCGACCTCGGTTGCCACACCATCACGGTGCCTTGGAAGATCATGAAAGTATTGACCGAAAACAGCTTTACCGCATTAGGTACACAGCAATTTGTGGAACATACGCGTCTGATCACAGTGAAAGTCGGAGAGGCCATCAATGGTGTCAATCCTACCGTTTCAACGGATACGGCCCTGGCCGATGCCATCGTTAAAATGACCGAGTACGGTTTCGGCTGCGTAACCGTAGTAAATGCCGACGGAAGCGTGAAAGGTGTATTTACCGACGGTGACCTTCGTCGTTATCTTTCTTCGGAAGGTCGTGATGTATTAAGCAAAAAAATCGGTGATTTCGACTATAAAATGCCCGTTTCCATCGAAGCGGATGCTTTATTGGATGCCGCTGCCGCTTTGTTCAAAAAGACCAGCGTAGATACCATTTTGGTGACCGAAGGCGGCAAAGCCATCGGAATGTTAGATATTCAGGATTTAAAATAA
- a CDS encoding alginate lyase family protein: MVFLFNLLVNMGPRYVWFRLRYELRRRTGLLKAQYPMNPSAKEFVTLRQWKELPRTFFFKNKEELIKKGSDGLEPSDGWNDEASDSLKAQIAEFQKGNLLFFSASYYPVTDWLTNPLNGYRYDATAHWTQIPDFSPTAGDIKYVWEKSRFAFIYPLIRYDFHEKEDLSETVFNELDSWITANPINGGPNWRCSQEISLRVLNWTFALHYYKNSPALTEARFQRIMHVMYWQMRHVEANIDFSRIAVRNNHAITETLTLYLTGLLYPFFPESTKWKVLGKKWFEEEITYQIYEDGTFLQFSMNYHRVVVQLLTWGIRLAELNGERFENEVYERAQKSVEFLRACQDEKTGRLPNYGNNDGALFFPLSTARFRDYRPQLNALAAALKMEEGNFEDSFWYGLTADAATKHKLPDAQDQKSKIENRQFNAGGYYTLREADSLTFIRCGAYKDRPFQADNLHLDVWINGENLLRDAGSYLYNTDEKWTTYFAGSASHNTVMLGEYDQMLKGPRFVWYHWVKKASGQWPSKSIQSTPEQSMAQHPKTYVFEGRIRAFAQVGKNIIHRRRVTKYEGEYRWLVEDWLENAPDKLPMHQIWHPSDAFLKGFSLKAVDRNNRPMVAEETEGWYSELYGRKESVKRLVFSTSMRYIKTEIFAVPLLPV; the protein is encoded by the coding sequence ATGGTGTTTTTGTTCAATCTGTTGGTCAATATGGGGCCGCGTTATGTGTGGTTTCGCCTGCGCTACGAACTGCGCCGCCGAACCGGTCTGCTGAAAGCCCAATACCCCATGAATCCTTCGGCAAAGGAGTTTGTTACGTTGCGGCAATGGAAAGAATTACCGAGAACGTTTTTCTTTAAAAATAAGGAAGAACTCATCAAAAAAGGGTCCGACGGCTTGGAACCGTCAGACGGATGGAATGATGAAGCGTCAGATAGTTTAAAAGCGCAAATAGCCGAATTCCAAAAAGGAAATCTGCTGTTTTTCAGCGCATCCTATTATCCTGTCACCGATTGGCTGACCAATCCACTGAATGGATATCGTTACGATGCAACCGCCCATTGGACCCAGATCCCGGACTTTTCACCAACGGCAGGCGATATAAAATACGTGTGGGAAAAATCCCGATTTGCGTTTATCTATCCCCTGATCCGGTATGATTTTCACGAAAAAGAAGATCTTTCGGAAACTGTTTTTAATGAACTGGACAGTTGGATAACCGCCAATCCGATCAATGGCGGACCCAATTGGCGATGCAGTCAGGAAATTTCTTTACGGGTACTTAACTGGACGTTTGCTTTACATTATTACAAAAACTCGCCCGCTTTGACGGAAGCGCGTTTTCAGCGGATCATGCACGTTATGTATTGGCAAATGCGTCATGTGGAGGCAAATATTGATTTCTCGCGTATTGCCGTTCGTAATAACCACGCCATCACCGAAACGCTCACGCTGTATCTGACCGGGCTCCTGTATCCGTTCTTTCCTGAATCAACAAAATGGAAAGTCCTTGGAAAAAAATGGTTTGAGGAAGAAATCACCTATCAAATCTATGAAGACGGCACTTTTTTACAGTTTTCAATGAATTATCATCGGGTGGTCGTCCAATTGCTTACGTGGGGAATCCGCCTGGCTGAGCTTAACGGAGAACGATTTGAAAACGAGGTGTATGAACGTGCCCAAAAATCAGTGGAATTTTTGCGGGCGTGTCAGGACGAAAAAACGGGCCGGTTGCCCAATTACGGCAACAACGACGGGGCCTTATTTTTTCCGCTGAGTACTGCCCGTTTTCGTGATTATCGCCCTCAACTGAATGCACTGGCGGCAGCCCTGAAAATGGAAGAAGGAAATTTTGAAGACAGTTTTTGGTATGGGTTGACGGCTGATGCCGCTACAAAACATAAACTTCCTGACGCACAAGATCAAAAATCGAAAATCGAAAATCGTCAATTCAATGCCGGCGGTTACTACACCCTGCGTGAGGCCGATTCCCTGACTTTTATACGTTGCGGAGCCTATAAAGACCGACCGTTTCAGGCAGATAATCTGCATTTGGATGTATGGATCAATGGGGAGAACCTTCTGCGCGATGCCGGTTCTTATCTATATAATACGGATGAAAAATGGACGACTTACTTTGCAGGCAGTGCTTCGCACAATACGGTAATGCTCGGTGAATATGACCAAATGCTGAAAGGTCCGCGTTTTGTGTGGTATCATTGGGTAAAAAAGGCAAGCGGGCAGTGGCCATCGAAATCAATACAAAGCACCCCCGAACAATCAATGGCCCAACATCCGAAAACCTACGTTTTTGAAGGCCGGATTCGGGCGTTTGCGCAGGTGGGGAAGAATATTATTCACCGCCGTCGAGTGACAAAATATGAAGGTGAATACCGGTGGTTGGTGGAAGATTGGCTCGAAAACGCCCCCGATAAGCTTCCTATGCACCAAATTTGGCATCCTTCAGACGCTTTTTTGAAGGGCTTTTCCCTAAAAGCCGTTGACCGAAATAACCGCCCGATGGTTGCGGAAGAAACCGAGGGATGGTACTCCGAACTGTATGGTCGGAAAGAGTCGGTCAAACGACTTGTCTTTTCAACTTCAATGCGTTATATCAAAACCGAAATATTTGCTGTACCTTTGCTGCCTGTTTAG
- a CDS encoding DUF5606 family protein has translation MELLKEIANFSGKSGLYRILKPGRGGVIVESLDEKREKQMIGASARVSVLKDISIFMQDEEKATPLGDVFASIHEKYQDNKPDAKTLSDYQLVDFMSGVLPGYDTEKVYLSDIRKIINWYNILTKYAPEVFEKSSEEQPATESSEQPAEESK, from the coding sequence ATGGAATTGTTGAAAGAAATTGCCAATTTTTCAGGTAAAAGTGGGTTGTATCGTATTTTGAAACCCGGACGCGGGGGAGTTATTGTCGAGAGTTTGGACGAAAAACGTGAAAAACAAATGATTGGTGCTTCGGCGCGGGTATCGGTGTTGAAAGATATCTCCATCTTCATGCAGGATGAAGAAAAAGCCACTCCGCTGGGCGATGTTTTTGCGAGTATTCATGAAAAATACCAAGATAATAAGCCGGATGCCAAAACATTGTCAGACTATCAATTGGTAGATTTTATGTCGGGTGTTCTGCCCGGGTATGATACCGAAAAAGTGTATCTCTCCGATATTCGTAAAATTATTAACTGGTACAACATCCTGACAAAATACGCCCCGGAAGTATTTGAAAAGTCTTCGGAAGAGCAGCCTGCTACAGAAAGCAGCGAACAGCCCGCCGAAGAAAGTAAGTAG
- a CDS encoding plastocyanin/azurin family copper-binding protein, giving the protein MRPFFIVFSLFIAVQGFSQSDTTITLSAITGLQYDLVRVAVKPSQKVTVILKNTDDMAHNLVITQPGKRLSVVEAAIKMGDKGQASNYVPPSEEVVAASRILIPNTTETFTFTAPVTEGTYPYVCTYPGHGYVMYGVLYVTTKPLPPLATDPNVPPSRQTTELIVSSPHPFALEYPLMYRTFMPDCSPAAIAVALTSTHSYCFDAGKCYLRYAWTGGFVDNTAHWKGNGNAFAAIQGSIYFKDNVTYPLRAGKADKLPEVSFKGYTLTDRLPTFRYSIDGVDVKETLKSLANEEGLTRVITFLKPTAQTIYFVTETNDGVTYRSSVGKWQNGTLTIPKGTSSVTLTMKRNAVRASHTAHSH; this is encoded by the coding sequence ATGCGTCCATTCTTCATTGTTTTCAGTCTTTTCATTGCTGTACAGGGCTTTTCTCAATCTGATACCACCATTACCCTAAGCGCCATCACGGGGCTGCAATATGACTTAGTGAGAGTTGCCGTGAAACCATCGCAAAAGGTCACCGTCATTCTCAAAAACACCGACGATATGGCGCATAATCTGGTCATTACCCAACCCGGAAAACGCTTGTCCGTTGTGGAGGCAGCCATTAAAATGGGCGATAAAGGGCAAGCGTCCAATTATGTCCCCCCATCGGAAGAGGTAGTGGCAGCGAGCAGAATTCTGATTCCCAACACCACCGAAACATTTACGTTTACGGCGCCTGTCACGGAAGGCACCTATCCTTATGTGTGTACTTATCCCGGGCACGGCTATGTCATGTACGGTGTGCTGTACGTGACCACCAAGCCCTTGCCTCCTTTAGCCACCGACCCCAACGTTCCGCCTTCCCGCCAAACGACCGAGCTCATTGTCAGCTCACCGCATCCGTTTGCGTTGGAATACCCGCTTATGTACCGTACCTTCATGCCCGATTGCAGCCCGGCCGCCATTGCGGTGGCATTGACATCGACACATTCGTATTGTTTTGATGCGGGCAAATGTTATTTACGCTATGCCTGGACGGGCGGGTTTGTGGATAATACCGCTCATTGGAAAGGCAATGGCAATGCGTTTGCTGCAATTCAGGGGTCCATTTATTTTAAAGATAACGTCACGTATCCGCTGCGCGCAGGCAAAGCCGATAAGCTGCCCGAGGTGAGTTTCAAAGGCTATACTTTAACCGATCGACTACCGACATTCAGGTATTCGATTGACGGAGTTGACGTCAAAGAAACCCTGAAAAGCTTAGCCAATGAGGAGGGTCTGACCCGGGTCATTACGTTTCTGAAACCTACCGCTCAAACGATCTATTTTGTTACTGAAACAAACGACGGCGTCACGTACCGATCGTCCGTCGGTAAATGGCAGAACGGTACGCTGACGATTCCCAAGGGAACGTCAAGCGTAACGTTGACCATGAAAAGAAATGCTGTCCGGGCATCTCACACCGCGCACAGTCATTAA
- a CDS encoding DUF7133 domain-containing protein, with the protein MKKQVFFFRSLSFCFITYLFFGSSANCFAQRDTITNYYETEQIKLPKGLRAETGGMDFMPDGRLVVCFHLGEVMTYHPKTKVWKKFAEGLHDPLGVVAVSNSEILVMQRPELTRVKDTNADGVADVYETVTDDFGMSGNYHEFAFGPLKDKEGNLFIALNVASNGAGIRPEIRGRYDSLSREGRMYSCVPYRGWVMKYNVKTQKLEPFASGFRSPNGLGFDAKGRLFVSDNQGDWRGTSPLYHVEKGKFYGHAASLIWQEGFPRVKPLSLPVAQLDSMRTREVIAFPHTEIAHSPTQPLLDHTGGKFGPFAGQLFIGEMDYPRLVRLLMEEVNGQLQGACVAFGDGTGLLKGNNRLVFDKNGDLWVGHNDHGWVGDEGLSRIHWKGRVPLDIMAMNLTTEGFELTFSLPVDPTIASNPNLYTFQRYYYKYHQPYGSPKTDVADVAIKELKVSPDGRKVSFKLAELKAGYVYDLKMGELKTPDGKLLMNRAVFYTLNQLKK; encoded by the coding sequence ATGAAAAAACAGGTTTTCTTCTTTCGTTCATTATCATTTTGTTTCATCACCTATTTGTTTTTCGGTTCATCTGCGAATTGTTTTGCCCAACGGGATACCATCACCAATTACTACGAAACGGAGCAGATCAAACTCCCCAAAGGATTGCGGGCTGAGACGGGCGGGATGGATTTTATGCCTGATGGCCGCCTGGTGGTATGTTTTCACTTAGGCGAAGTTATGACGTATCATCCCAAGACAAAAGTATGGAAGAAATTTGCCGAAGGACTGCATGACCCGTTGGGCGTAGTGGCAGTAAGCAACTCGGAGATTTTGGTCATGCAGCGCCCCGAACTGACCCGCGTCAAAGATACCAACGCCGACGGTGTAGCCGATGTCTACGAGACCGTTACCGACGATTTTGGCATGTCGGGCAACTACCACGAATTTGCATTTGGTCCCCTGAAAGACAAGGAAGGCAATCTATTCATCGCGCTCAATGTTGCCTCCAACGGAGCGGGCATCCGCCCCGAAATCCGCGGACGGTACGATTCACTCAGTCGCGAAGGGCGCATGTATTCGTGCGTGCCGTATCGCGGGTGGGTGATGAAATACAATGTCAAGACCCAAAAGCTGGAGCCCTTCGCTTCGGGGTTCCGTTCGCCCAACGGGTTAGGGTTCGATGCCAAAGGACGGCTGTTTGTCTCTGATAATCAGGGCGATTGGCGTGGCACCAGCCCTCTGTACCACGTCGAGAAAGGCAAGTTTTATGGGCACGCAGCGAGTTTGATCTGGCAGGAAGGGTTTCCGAGAGTAAAGCCTTTGTCATTGCCCGTGGCTCAACTCGACAGTATGCGTACGCGGGAAGTCATTGCCTTTCCGCATACCGAAATCGCTCACTCTCCTACCCAACCTTTATTGGACCATACGGGCGGAAAATTCGGGCCGTTTGCAGGCCAGTTATTCATCGGCGAAATGGATTATCCCCGATTGGTCCGGCTGTTGATGGAAGAAGTAAACGGACAGTTACAGGGAGCCTGCGTGGCATTCGGCGATGGCACAGGCTTGTTGAAAGGAAACAACCGATTGGTCTTTGATAAAAACGGTGACCTGTGGGTGGGCCATAACGACCACGGATGGGTGGGTGATGAAGGTCTTTCACGGATTCATTGGAAGGGGCGCGTTCCGTTGGATATTATGGCCATGAACCTGACAACGGAGGGTTTTGAATTGACCTTTTCGTTACCCGTTGACCCTACAATTGCCTCAAATCCAAACCTCTACACATTTCAGCGGTACTACTATAAATACCACCAGCCCTACGGTTCACCTAAAACCGACGTAGCCGATGTCGCCATCAAAGAACTGAAAGTCTCCCCCGACGGCCGTAAGGTTTCCTTCAAGCTGGCCGAATTGAAGGCCGGTTATGTCTACGATCTTAAAATGGGCGAATTAAAAACCCCGGACGGGAAATTACTTATGAACCGGGCAGTGTTTTATACGTTGAATCAGTTAAAGAAATAA
- a CDS encoding glycoside hydrolase family 16 protein, translating into MTLRVCLLFCLFFLLNSSLHAQKKREYFGWNLVWSDEFNADGAPNPANWNFEKGFVRNHELQWYQPENTYCKKGKLIIEGRREKRPNPNYDPNSQDWKKSRKEIEYTASSLKTQGLHSWKYGRFEMRARIDTRSGLWPAFWTLGVEGEWPRNGEIDIMEFYRGMLLANIAWGSETRFKGVWQDLKKPIETFEERRWGKKFHVWRMDWDEKAIRLYVDNELLNFVELAQTVNRDGSGKNPFMQPHYLLLNLAIGGDNGGDPSGTKFPSKYEIDYVRVYQR; encoded by the coding sequence ATGACACTTCGAGTTTGCCTTCTTTTCTGCCTCTTTTTTCTTTTGAATAGCTCTCTTCATGCCCAGAAAAAACGGGAGTATTTTGGGTGGAATTTGGTGTGGTCTGATGAGTTTAATGCTGACGGCGCTCCCAATCCGGCCAACTGGAATTTTGAAAAAGGGTTTGTGCGTAATCATGAATTGCAGTGGTATCAGCCCGAAAATACGTATTGTAAAAAAGGTAAACTCATCATCGAAGGTCGCCGGGAAAAACGGCCTAATCCCAACTACGATCCCAACAGTCAGGATTGGAAAAAAAGCCGAAAAGAGATCGAATACACTGCTTCAAGCCTTAAAACGCAGGGGCTTCACAGCTGGAAATACGGTCGATTTGAAATGCGGGCCCGCATTGATACCCGCTCGGGGTTATGGCCTGCTTTCTGGACGTTGGGCGTGGAAGGGGAATGGCCGCGCAACGGCGAAATTGACATCATGGAATTCTATCGGGGTATGTTGTTGGCCAACATCGCCTGGGGAAGCGAAACTCGCTTTAAAGGCGTATGGCAAGACCTGAAAAAACCCATCGAGACCTTTGAAGAACGTCGTTGGGGCAAAAAATTTCACGTATGGCGCATGGATTGGGACGAAAAAGCCATCCGTTTGTACGTAGACAATGAACTCCTGAACTTTGTCGAGCTGGCCCAGACCGTTAACCGCGACGGTTCCGGCAAAAATCCTTTTATGCAGCCCCATTATCTGTTGCTCAACCTTGCCATCGGCGGCGATAACGGCGGCGACCCTTCCGGTACAAAGTTTCCCTCAAAGTACGAGATCGATTATGTGCGGGTGTATCAGCGGTGA
- a CDS encoding mandelate racemase/muconate lactonizing enzyme family protein — MKIKAVRAYLRNLALRKPYSIAGYTFSEVENVFLEVELANGIVGIGAASPAEEVVGETCGQTLQNCNSDFFQHLVGRDIRHFRPLIDEVKSHFPQLPGTQAALDIALHDAFGQFLGLPVVEFYGQKIKALPTSVTIGLMSAEDTLKEAAEYLRLGFKAIKVKTGEDVEQDIERMLKLSETLKNKATIRVDANQGYSLNELKQFLKATQEIDIELVEQPLPVGEDRELLSLKKEERQLLTADESLKDAPYALQLAQQPQPFGIFNIKLMKCGGIMSALEIANIARHANIALFWGCNDESIVSITAALHAAFACPNTRYLDLDGSFDLAEDVVSGGFVLENGYLRLNGKPGLGLDREQVCY; from the coding sequence ATGAAAATAAAAGCCGTTCGCGCGTATCTCAGAAACCTGGCGTTACGCAAGCCCTACAGCATTGCGGGTTATACCTTTTCAGAGGTAGAGAATGTGTTTTTGGAAGTGGAGTTGGCCAACGGAATCGTGGGCATAGGTGCGGCAAGCCCGGCCGAAGAAGTCGTAGGGGAAACCTGCGGGCAGACGTTACAAAACTGCAACTCTGATTTTTTTCAACATCTCGTCGGGCGGGATATTCGGCATTTTCGGCCGTTGATCGATGAAGTGAAAAGCCATTTTCCGCAATTGCCCGGCACGCAGGCCGCGCTTGATATTGCTTTGCACGATGCCTTTGGACAGTTTCTGGGACTCCCCGTGGTTGAATTTTACGGACAAAAAATAAAGGCACTTCCTACGTCGGTGACCATCGGCCTGATGTCGGCAGAAGATACGCTCAAAGAGGCTGCGGAATACCTTAGACTTGGCTTTAAAGCCATAAAAGTAAAAACGGGGGAAGATGTTGAACAGGACATTGAACGAATGCTGAAATTGTCGGAAACGTTAAAAAATAAGGCTACGATCAGAGTCGACGCCAATCAAGGGTATTCTTTGAACGAATTAAAACAATTTTTAAAGGCTACCCAAGAGATTGATATTGAACTGGTTGAACAGCCGTTGCCCGTAGGAGAAGACCGTGAATTACTGAGTTTGAAAAAAGAAGAAAGACAACTCCTGACAGCCGATGAATCTCTAAAAGATGCTCCGTATGCGCTGCAATTGGCGCAGCAACCGCAGCCCTTCGGTATTTTTAACATCAAACTCATGAAATGCGGAGGCATCATGAGCGCACTCGAGATTGCCAACATTGCCCGGCACGCGAACATCGCTCTTTTTTGGGGGTGTAATGACGAAAGCATCGTCAGTATTACCGCGGCCCTGCACGCGGCATTTGCCTGCCCCAACACCCGTTACCTTGACCTGGACGGCAGCTTTGACCTCGCAGAAGATGTAGTAAGCGGCGGATTTGTCCTCGAAAACGGGTACCTGCGATTGAACGGAAAACCGGGGTTAGGACTGGACAGAGAGCAGGTCTGCTATTAA
- a CDS encoding DUF1611 domain-containing protein, whose amino-acid sequence MNKALILTNGLLTTNDAKTAHGLIRGTERYEIVGVIDPPTAGRDAGEVLDGKKRDIPIFDSLQIAVKQLQKVDYLIIGVATVGGVLPTDMLDVIISAIKLRISIVNGLHEYLNEKPDIVALATEYTVQLIDVRKPKARKDLHFWTGEIYDVTAPIIAVIGMDCALGKRTTARMVRQACEADGINAQMIYTGQTGWLQGGKYGFIFDSTLNDFVSGEVENAIVSCWKETGADLILIEGQSSLRNPSGPCGLEFLISGNAKHVILVHAPKRRYFDNEPHWGEIPSVASEVEIIEKFGAKVMALALNTEECTAQEALNYQRYYEEELQIPVLLPLEEGVGKLLPALKELIGLTTEY is encoded by the coding sequence ATGAACAAAGCCCTTATTTTAACCAACGGATTACTTACCACCAACGACGCGAAAACAGCCCACGGACTGATTCGGGGCACGGAGCGCTATGAAATTGTCGGTGTGATTGACCCTCCCACCGCCGGCCGCGATGCGGGTGAAGTTCTGGATGGAAAAAAAAGAGACATTCCGATCTTTGATTCGCTGCAAATCGCGGTTAAACAATTACAAAAAGTTGATTATCTGATCATTGGTGTAGCGACGGTGGGCGGTGTACTGCCGACGGATATGTTGGATGTGATCATATCCGCCATTAAGCTTCGTATATCCATTGTCAACGGACTGCACGAATACCTGAATGAAAAGCCCGATATCGTGGCTTTGGCGACGGAATACACGGTACAATTGATCGATGTTCGCAAGCCCAAAGCCCGTAAAGACCTGCATTTCTGGACGGGCGAGATCTATGACGTAACGGCTCCGATCATTGCGGTGATCGGTATGGACTGTGCGTTGGGCAAGCGTACCACGGCACGAATGGTGCGTCAGGCGTGCGAGGCCGATGGAATCAACGCTCAAATGATTTATACCGGACAAACGGGTTGGTTGCAGGGAGGGAAATACGGCTTTATTTTTGATTCAACCCTCAATGATTTTGTATCGGGCGAGGTTGAAAATGCGATCGTTTCGTGTTGGAAAGAGACCGGTGCCGACCTGATTTTGATTGAAGGGCAATCGTCGCTGCGCAACCCCAGTGGCCCCTGTGGATTGGAGTTTTTGATTTCGGGCAATGCCAAACACGTCATTTTGGTACACGCTCCCAAACGCAGATACTTCGACAATGAACCGCATTGGGGCGAGATCCCGAGCGTGGCATCGGAAGTGGAGATCATTGAAAAATTTGGTGCAAAAGTAATGGCATTGGCGCTCAATACCGAAGAGTGTACCGCGCAGGAAGCACTTAACTATCAGCGTTATTACGAAGAAGAACTGCAAATTCCGGTATTGCTGCCGTTGGAGGAAGGTGTTGGGAAGTTACTGCCGGCGCTGAAGGAGTTGATCGGGTTGACAACGGAGTATTGA